The Pelodiscus sinensis isolate JC-2024 chromosome 4, ASM4963464v1, whole genome shotgun sequence genomic sequence GCAGCACATTCCCATAAAGACATTCCTTTAGGGAAGAGGTCCCAGGTGTTTCCAGTGCAGATTCCAAATGGTTTTTAGCATCACACATCCTGGGACAAACAATCATATTAAATACAGAAGGCCCATTTCTGCTGTTACTTAACTGCACTGGCTTCAATAAGGCtgattcctgatttacaccagtgcagtGAGACTGACACACAAATGTACTCATAGTCATTATTTAAGTCAGCCAGCCTGTGCCGTTCCAATCAAAAGAGCAGCATGTAAGAGCTGCCCATCTACATACAGACGGAAATGAGAGCACATTCTTTCCATAAGAATTGCTCCACCATGTGACAGTGGGCCACTATCTGCAGTTTCAAATGAGAGTGAAATGTAAGCGCTACCGTATACAGCACAaaattccctcccttcccctccttcaaGTTAAATGTAGCCAAAGACATTGAAAATAGGAGGTGGTACTGCTGGTTTAGTGGGGATGGGTTTCAAAACCACTGGTCTGTATAGTTTctgccccatgctgcctgcctcctTGCAGAAGTGTTGGATCTCCCCTGCTGGTGCTGTGcttttcctccacagccccaGGCCTGGGAAGGGCGACTGAGGTAGGGCTCCATGGGTTTGGTAAACAGGTTGTCCATGGTACTGAAATGGACAGCAGCTCCAGGCGTTCATCCGGCCAGATAAGGAGGTCCCAGGCACTTTGATAGGCTCCTTCTCCCCTCTGGGTTGGGCAGGCAGCGGGGGGGTCCCTGGTTCTGTGGTATCAGGaccttttttgcttttcttgccCTTGTAAGGAGGAAGGTCCCTAGAATTTGGGAGCCCATCCAATCCAGCAGGAAAGCTCCCAACAAGCAGACTCTGAGTTGGTCTAGGCTCTTCCCAGAAGGAAGCAGGCAGCTGTCTTTTCCTCATGGGCACCTGGTCTGGCCTTATAGATTCTGGGCTTTGCTCCTGCAAAACCTGTTCCCCACTGAAGTTCTCCTCCACCTCTGATAGCCCCAGGGCCTTTTCACTGGAAACTCTGCAGTGATTTGGATCCAAGCCGTCTGGGTTTGAGCTGCGATTTCTATCATCTGTCCCCCTTTTCGAGCTGGATTCTATGGATTTGCTAGTGGGGCATCTTGGGATCCTGGAATATTTTTGAGAAAAACGCTTGAGCTGCTTCTGCAAGTATTTCCTGTGATCAACTGAGCGGCGGCAGGGAGCAGACTTGTCCAGAGCGGCTTTGATGTCACTAGAGGCCAGGTTCACAAAATTCAGTAACGTTTTCACTTCGCTGTCTGATGCCATTTCAAAGAGTGATGTCCCTGGagatttccattaaaaatatataatccCACTCCTCAAACTTGGGCAAACCTGTAAAAGCAGGAGGGATATAATCAGGACTTCAAgcccctgcagcaggggagaAAAATCGAAAGCATCGTGGAGATGGGAAAAACACAACCAAATCAAACTTCTCAGCTGATTGAGCCAGGTGTCAGCTTGTCATGCCAGAGAAATTTGAAACATCTGCAGCACATCCACATCCCTGCAATCACAGCACTGCcgcacacacatgtacacacacacacatcagcttGTTActgctgagaaccaaatggctaATCTTGATAGACAAGTAATGTTCAAAGTGTGAGCAGAACGCTCAGCAGCACCataaccaacacacacacacacacatacacacacacacagcagattGTCTCTCTAATATTGACTGTTACTGTATTACTGCTGAGAAGAACCCAGTTCCCTGGCTAATCTTGTTATACAGGTTAGACACTACCAACCTTCAGAGAAGCAACCGGAGCCTCTGAGTGTTTAGAAGCAGTTTAGCAGCACTTGAGCAAGCTGAATGAATATCAACTCCTTCTAGTTAGGGGGCTTTCTCAGACCAATCAGAAGCCACTTTGCCAAATACAAAGCATCCCAATCAGGCATTAGGCTCCCCGTTCTCACATTCTTTGCCATCACAAATTGTCGCCATGGGGACAGCCACAGAAAGACAGCTCATAAATACCATCATTTCCCTGTGATTTCTGCCATTCTCCACTCTTTCTTCCACCCTGTCTTTCCTCCGCCACCCCTGTAAGGACCTTCCCTTTgctcacctcccccctcccacaccgcGACAACACAATCTGACATGTTATGCCGATGATGAGTATAGAAAGTTTAGACACTCTTTTTCTATAAACTACCCCAAAGCTGTCTGGAGGTTGGCAGTAACCATGCTTCAATGACACAGGACAATACTAGTTTGGGAGACCAGGCTAGCCTGCTTTTAACTGTtctcgatcagggcttttttttttttttttttttttaagggaggaTGATGTCAGAAAAAAAGGTAGGAAAGGAACAAATCTCTAAAGAGATGTGCAGATATCCATGGAAAGGGAGCTTGAGCGCTCAAGAATCTTGTCTTTATGTTTGCCCCCTCAATTGAGCCACACAAAAGCTGAATTACCCATTCAAACTGCCCGGACAAAAGGATGGAGTTGGATAGTACTCTTGCATCTGTAGTCAAACAGTTAGAGACTTAAATCGAGTCGTCATGATGGAGAAAGAGTTAGACAAAGCCCATAGAATTGCCATCAGCAAACATTTTCCTGTGTCATATTAGTGGGTCTCCATGACTCCCCCTGTCCCGGAGACAATAGCACAAGTTTGCACACTCGACTACTGTCACCCTGCCAACGCTGGCAAGGAGCAGAAACAGGACAATCCTTTAAGGGGAAAGCATGCCCACTgcagggaagggaagaagagagggaagaAAAGCGTGTGAAATGCTAATTGAGCTGCTTCCTTTACTGATCCAGAGTTATGCGAGTCCTTCTCCCCTTGCAGGGCTGTCCCAAGGGGTGGCAATAACTTAATAGCACAGTAAACCCCGGAGTCCCATGATGCACGTTATCCCCTTGGAGATCTGTGAGAATAGAAGAGCAGAAAAGCCTGCCCCTGATGAATTTCAGAAATGCCAGCCATTCAGAACTCAAGGCAGCTCGCACTCCAGTCCAAACTGCCATTGCCTCAAACTTGAGCAGACATTAGCTGAATGGCAGTGCTCAGTTGGAAGACTAGTAAAGATTGCAATGCCTTTTGGATGGAAATGCAACAGGAGGGCTCAACattatgaggaggaggaggaggaggtggaggaagaggaggaggagaaaggcacATATATAATCTCTAGATCCAAACACATGCACGTTTTGGAAGTGGGTGTCTGAAATCCAAACCCTCACCCAATTTTGgcaaataaaaaacatttttaggGGCCATTTGCAAAGGCCTAAACTTTAAAATCCAGCCAACATCCATATTTTACAGCCTGTGCCCATTTCTATTAATTTTGTGTTCTTTCCAGGAAAGAAGAATGCTTGCTTGAGTGTTTCACTCGGCATCAGATCTTGAAGACCTTattccctttcctttcccctcaTCCTTTCCCCAGCCACTTATGGTGTCCACAGGAGTTCTGCACATGTAAGAATGATGTACAAattcagggccagatcctcagctggtgtaaatcagcatgacTCCAATGACTGCACTAAATACATTGTTTTCCTCCTGGTTTAACACAGTGTGAGATCAAAATCAGGCCTTTAGGCTCTTTCCTAAAGACTGGGTTTACTGGCTGGGCCAGATCTCTGGTGTGTGACAGCCCCTTTGTAATGGTCTCATTGGCACAAAGTCTCTCTGAACCTGGTAGCTCCAGCCAGTAGAGAATTCCCCCATGGAGGCAGGAATTCTAGGCACCCCTGCTTCTGATGGAGGAGGTGAGGCCAGTAATAAGAGGCATGGCTGGAATACTCCTGTTCTCTGGTAACCATGAATTGCCAAAATGGCTCCTGGCAGCTGTTGGTTACATCACTGCAGTGGCTACTCCAAACTATACTAAGTCTGGGCTGGAACAGATCCAGCCCCAGCATTGGTGACCTGCAATGGGTTCCATTGCACTAGCCTCCCAAAGGCACCCAAGCATCTGTCCCTCTGTGTCCCGCTAACTGGGGCAGAAGAGAGATAACATTCTTGAAGAAACAATACCAAATTTCAGCAGACAAGAAGCTGACATCTGCTGATGCACAGGACTATTTAAGCACAGCAGCATCCAGATGGGGCTGTAACTGCACTAAGATTCTTTGCATGCCCTTCCTTACCATTCCAGCTACAGGTGCAGTTCCACCAATGGGCGCTCTGGTGTGGACAACGGTGCTTCTGGAGCATTTCCAAGCAACTCTCCTGAGACCCTAGACCTGTGTTATTCCATGCTTGCAATCTCTCTGCACTCTTGTTTCAATTCTtctccccacaaacacacacagacctgcTTAGGGATGACAAGCAGTCGGCTCTTGATATATTAATCAGAGACGAGTCTTTCAGTCAGGTCACAGTGATCATTTTGTTTGCCCTGTCCAGGACTAATTTTTTTTATGTTGCACAGTCAAGATGAATGGTGGTTTTGTTCAACGAGTGTAAACCGGTGTCTTTCCAAGGGCTCATCTCTTTGCTAATTTCCAGGTAACAAAATTACATCTTGTGTATATTTAACATATGAACCAGGCTGAATAAACTGTGTAAACCTTTGAGTAATGTAATCCCCTCCTAAAGAGCTTAATGGCTGCCCCCGATTTCGGGAAGAGAGTGTAACAAACAGATGGGAGAAGGATTTGGACTGCTCTGGGCTGTCACAGAATGTTAATGAGCTCTATCTGCACAGACTTAGGAAACTCATGTAACATACCGTTACTTTACAAAAAAGCCTCCTGCAGTGTGCATAACAGAGCCATGCCACCCTCACCTGAGCAGAGTGTGAGCCCCCTCAAGTCTCCTCTGCAAAATGATTGCTGGGGTTAAGTGCATCAGGTTCAGCCTGACGTCATTCAATGGATGTGAAGGCAGTTACATCAGGGTGGAGTTGGCTTATTCATTGTTTGAGCTAGACAGTGAGTGCTCTGACAAGgagaggtggaaacctgggaggtgcAAACCTGGGAGATTTATGGCTCAGAGACATTCCTATAATTATCAGTTCCTTCCTCACTTCCTCCTAAGTTACTGCTTCCCTCAACTTTCCCTCAACCTCTGGCCAGCAAGTGGGGTAAGTGGGTGGAGCTAAGGTTATGCATTCCCTGCCTGTTTCCCACCTATTGGCTCCAGTGAGGTGCCTAGCCCTACTTATTCCCACAGGTCTGGACTCAAGGGCCAGTTACTCTCTGTTAACCCCTTCCTAGGCTTTTACACCTGGTAAGGGTGATTCTtattgggtaactggttaaccctttacaacCTAGCCCAGATACTGTGCTGTCCCAGGTCCTGTCCCAGGTAGCGTGGCTGGAAGAGGCTCTGTCTTGCTTGGCCCCTTCACttctggctctggccctgcccctttctcctcccacctgggccagctgcaggagggggcagttgACCCCTTGTGATCCTCCAACAGGGCATCTCTGGACCCTCTCAAGAAACAATCTGCAGAGCACTCTCCAGGCAAATTTTCATGGAGATTGCTAGGGAGGATACCCGGGACATCCCAATCCCCTCTGCCTAGTTACACAGAGTAATGAGCAGCAGATACAAATGGTGTCAGTGTTGGTTAGTACAATCCTCTGCTACCCTGATTAAAAAAGCAGAGCTCTACTGCATGTCTCCCTGCAGTATCAAAGCACAATGAGTACTTACCAGAGCTCCCGTCTCCTGCATCAGACACCTGAGCCAGAGTGCTAGGACTGGCTACACCCCTTGGTTGTTAAGAAAAGGTTCTTCATGCCACTGGATGGCCCTGTTGCCTTTCTCTCATCATCCTCCAACTCCTTCCTTATCTACCACAACATCCTCGGACTTCAGCTGCTCCCCCATATTCCTCACATATTCCCGGGCTTTCCCAATATCCCATGCACTCCACCAGGAGGAACATGTATCACAATGATAGCTGGACATATGCCAACTGTGAGAGCCTCATTTGAAAATGTGTCCTTCATTTTCATGTCCCTGGCAGAACACAGTAATGTTGTATTGCTGTTGAATAAAAATGCACTTGAGAAATATTTGTTTGTGCCCTTTATTCATTGGTTGCTGCTGGTGAATTTCATACGTAGTGACAATCAATGCACTTGGATTATAAAATTAATGCACATATAGGAATCATTACAAGGTTCATACTACGGTGCAAGATAATAGCACCTGACTGAATGCATTACAGACAGATATATTACGGGCATTCATTGTCAAAAAGCTCCTTCAGAGCCTCCCTGATTCAAAcagtcccccaccccacacacactttattgAGGATCTCTAATGGCCCTGGCATCTAGCTGCTCAAATTTGAAGCCATCCAATTCACCTCATTGCTCCATCTCATGGAAGCTTTTCCCC encodes the following:
- the FAM181A gene encoding protein FAM181A; protein product: MASDSEVKTLLNFVNLASSDIKAALDKSAPCRRSVDHRKYLQKQLKRFSQKYSRIPRCPTSKSIESSSKRGTDDRNRSSNPDGLDPNHCRVSSEKALGLSEVEENFSGEQVLQEQSPESIRPDQVPMRKRQLPASFWEEPRPTQSLLVGSFPAGLDGLPNSRDLPPYKGKKSKKGPDTTEPGTPPLPAQPRGEKEPIKVPGTSLSGRMNAWSCCPFQYHGQPVYQTHGALPQSPFPGLGLWRKSTAPAGEIQHFCKEAGSMGQKLYRPVVLKPIPTKPAVPPPIFNVFGYI